ttacgCTTCAAGTCGCTCAATGATTTTGACATTGGCATTGATTTTGTTCTTGCATGTcttgatatttgtgtttcagGAGTTGAAGTTGAAAAATCTTCCACTGTCCATATTATATTTGGATCACTTTTGGCAGTTCTTGTGTCCTCCTTACTTTTAATTGATTCTACATCAGAACTTTCATCTCCACTTTCAGTTTTTGTACCAGCCTCGATTtcaatttcatgttttgaatCCTTTTTGGAAGTACAGCAGTTTTTACAGTTGTACTTGTAGCACATATTAAATATACAGTCGCTGCATGGTAAacaaaacacacaactacacACATATCTGCCTAACTGTTGGCAGTAGTCTGGACAACGTCCTAATCTATGCCATAGTCGGTGGAAGCATCCATTGTTTGTATCATGTCCTTCATTATCATCAGACCtaaaaatatacatcaaaaaaggaaaattaaagcACACTGGtaacaaaatcaatttgaaaaacaGAGTTAATTTTAAATCACTTCCTTAAATTTTGTTGCACTCAAGAAAATACCATATTATACTTCGAAAAAATGTATTACACTCTGGTATTGAATATACCGTTTTATCTTAAACTTTGAATAATAGGTGTTTATGACAACCGTTAGTTACACAATAGTTGGTTAAGGTTTTATATTAGACACTCCCTTCCTGATCAGAAATTATAGTGAATTGTTGAGAGGTGAAGTCAGTTACTTGGAATCAACTGTATAAGAAAAACCTCAAagttaaatgtttaacaaaatatacatgttctataggcttgtatgcagactttagCATAggcacaaaaacaaatattgtagaAAAAACAGGTTTTCCTCAATTGattaaaattggtatccacaaAATAGATGAATACTCAGTACTTGGAAAATTTATGaacagaaattgaaaa
The genomic region above belongs to Mytilus trossulus isolate FHL-02 chromosome 7, PNRI_Mtr1.1.1.hap1, whole genome shotgun sequence and contains:
- the LOC134725411 gene encoding uncharacterized protein LOC134725411, which encodes MSDDNEGHDTNNGCFHRLWHRLGRCPDYCQQLGRYVCSCVFCLPCSDCIFNMCYKYNCKNCCTSKKDSKHEIEIEAGTKTESGDESSDVESIKSKEDTRTAKSDPNIIWTVEDFSTSTPETQISRHARTKSMPMSKSLSDLKRNNFKNMTISSDRNLSAHSLSIGRLNATTSVTSLENIFVTEGFRQTAV